From the genome of Apodemus sylvaticus chromosome 3, mApoSyl1.1, whole genome shotgun sequence, one region includes:
- the Tmem222 gene encoding transmembrane protein 222 isoform X2, which produces MAEAEGSSPLLLQQPPPPPRMAEVETPTGAETDMKRYHGSGGVVMDVERSRFPYCVVWTPIPVLTWFFPIIGHMGICTSTGVIRDFAGPYFVSEDNMAFGKPAKFWKLDPGQVYASGPNAWDTAVHDASEEYKHRMDPGKAVTGFLQSLGTVGTETEVLEQLSSWWRASVGAFVKTWLPFVLLLGIILTVSLVFNLR; this is translated from the exons ATGGCGGAAGCGGAAGGGAGCTCTCCGCTCCTGTTACAGCAGCCGCCACCCCCTCCTCGGATGGCGGAAGTAGAAACGCCGACGGGGGCCGAGACGGACATGAAGCGGTACCACGGGTCCGGTGGTGTCGTCATGGACGTGGAGCGGAGCCGCTTCCCTTACTGCGTGGTATGGACACCCATCCCGGTGCTCAC GTGGTTTTTCCCCATCATCGGCCACATGGGCATCTGCACGTCCACCGGAGTCATTCGGGACTTCGCTGGCCCCTATTTTGTCTCG GAAGACAACATGGCCTTTGGAAAGCCTGCCAA GTTCTGGAAATTGGACCCTGGACAGGTCTATGCTAGCGGGCCCAACGCGTGGGACACGGCTGTGCATGACGCCTCTGAAGAATACAAGCACCGCATG GATCCTGGAAAGGCTGTCACTGGATTCCTTCAGTCACTAGGGACAgttggaacagaaactgaggtccTGGAGCAACTGAGTTCCTGGTGGAGAGCAAG TGTTGGAGCCTTCGTGAAGACCTGGCTGCCCTTTGTCCTTCTCCTGGGCATTATCCTGACCGTCAGTCTCGTCTTCAATCTGCGGTGA
- the Tmem222 gene encoding transmembrane protein 222 isoform X1, translating into MAEAEGSSPLLLQQPPPPPRMAEVETPTGAETDMKRYHGSGGVVMDVERSRFPYCVVWTPIPVLTWFFPIIGHMGICTSTGVIRDFAGPYFVSEDNMAFGKPAKFWKLDPGQVYASGPNAWDTAVHDASEEYKHRMHNLCCDNCHSHVALALNLMRYNNSTNWNMVTLCCFCLIYGKYVSVGAFVKTWLPFVLLLGIILTVSLVFNLR; encoded by the exons ATGGCGGAAGCGGAAGGGAGCTCTCCGCTCCTGTTACAGCAGCCGCCACCCCCTCCTCGGATGGCGGAAGTAGAAACGCCGACGGGGGCCGAGACGGACATGAAGCGGTACCACGGGTCCGGTGGTGTCGTCATGGACGTGGAGCGGAGCCGCTTCCCTTACTGCGTGGTATGGACACCCATCCCGGTGCTCAC GTGGTTTTTCCCCATCATCGGCCACATGGGCATCTGCACGTCCACCGGAGTCATTCGGGACTTCGCTGGCCCCTATTTTGTCTCG GAAGACAACATGGCCTTTGGAAAGCCTGCCAA GTTCTGGAAATTGGACCCTGGACAGGTCTATGCTAGCGGGCCCAACGCGTGGGACACGGCTGTGCATGACGCCTCTGAAGAATACAAGCACCGCATG CACAATCTCTGCTGTGACAACTGCCACTCACACGTGGCTTTGGCCCTGAACCTGATGCGTTACAACAACAGCACCAACTGGAACATGGTGACACTCTGCTGCTTCTGCCTGATTTATGGGAAGTATGTCAG TGTTGGAGCCTTCGTGAAGACCTGGCTGCCCTTTGTCCTTCTCCTGGGCATTATCCTGACCGTCAGTCTCGTCTTCAATCTGCGGTGA